One window from the genome of Palaemon carinicauda isolate YSFRI2023 chromosome 24, ASM3689809v2, whole genome shotgun sequence encodes:
- the LOC137618074 gene encoding U1 small nuclear ribonucleoprotein C-like gives MPKYYCDYCDTYLTHDSPSVRKTHCQGRKHKENVKIYYQKWMEEQAQNLIDATTAAFKAGKIPKGAAIPPPANMQGGGPGGPGGPNGPGGPVGPGGPPNMPGPGGPPRGPGMGNMGPPGMAGANMGMPPMGPRGPMMGPPMMGPPGPGMPPGMMPGMRPPMGGPMGPMMMGPGGMRPPMMAGPPQIRQ, from the exons ataCTACTGTGATTACTGCGACACTTACCTTACACATGACTCG CCGTCAGTCCGAAAGACACACTGTCAAGGAAGAAAACATAAAGAGAATGTAAAGATCTACTATCAGAAATGGATGGAGGAGCAGGCACAGAATCTTATTGATGCCACAA CTGCTGCATTCAAGGCTGGCAAGATTCCCAAAGGGGCGGCGATTCCTCCACCAGCAAATATGCAGG GAGGAGGACCTGGTGGCCCGGGTGGTCCAAATGGTCCAGGCGGTCCAGTTGGGCCTGGAGGACCACCTAACATGCCTGGACCAGGAGGTCCACCTAGAGGACCAGGGATGGGCAACATGGGTCCACCAGGAATGGCCGGTGCAAATATGGGGATGCCTCCAATGGGCCCAAGAGGTCCGATGATGGGTCCCCCAATGATGGGACCTCCAGGTCCTGGAATGCCCCCGGGTATGATGCCAG GTATGCGGCCACCGATGGGCGGACCAATGGGCCCTATGATGATGGGTCCTGGAGGCATGCGTCCCCCCATGATGGCTGGGCCCCCCCAAATAAGGCAATAA